In Patescibacteria group bacterium, the genomic stretch AAAAGTCTTATTTCGCATAGGATAAAGCACATACATCACTTCCCATGGCCGACACACACACCACAATGGAATCCATCATCTCGCTCTGCAAGCGCCGCGGTTTCATCTACCAAGGTTCCGAGATCTACGGCGGCCTCGCCGGCACTTGGGACTACGGTCCGCTCGGCGTGACCCTCCGCAATACGATCAAGCAGCTCTGGTGGAAGCGTTTTGTCGATGACCGCGAAGACATGTACGGCGTCGACGCTGCTATTTTGATGAATCAGAATGTTTGGAAAGCGAGCGGGCATGTTGGTGGTTTCTCCGACCCGTTGGTGGAGGATCTCAAGACCAAGAAGCGTTTCCGCGCCGACCACTTACTCGAGGAAAAGGGGATTGACCCAAAGGGTATGACTCCAGCGCAGATGGATGCGCTGATCAAAGAGCAGAAGCTCAAGAGTCCTGAGGGCAACGCACTTGGTGAAGTCCGCCAGTTCAACATGATGTTCAAGACGCATGTCGGTGCGATCCAAGACGACACCTCTATTTCATACCTTCGACCGGAGACCGCGCAGGGCATGTTCGTAAACTTCAAGAATATCGTCGACACTTTTCATCCGAAATTACCGTTCGGCCTCGCACAGATCGGCAAAGCCTTCCGCAACGAGATTGCACCTCGAGATTTCATCTTCCGTTTGCGAGAGCTCGAGCAGATGGAGATCGAATATTTTGTTGATCCTCGCGATACCAAGCAGGTGAATGAGACCTTTGATGCGCTCTACGCTGAGCAAGTCGCTTTTTTGAAAGACCTCGGTCTTGCTAGCTCGAAGATCCACAAGGTGGAGATTCCAGATGCCGACCGCGCGCACTACTCGAAGCGCAGTGTTGATACTGAATTTGATTTTCCATTCGGCCAGAAGGAGTTGCTCGGTCTCGCATATCGCACCGACTACGACCTCAAGGCGCACACTGACAAGAGCGGGGTAGACCTCTCGTATTTCGATGAAGAGACCAAGACACGCTTTACGCCGCATTGCATCGAGCCGACTTTCGGTGTTGACCGACTTACCTTGGCCCTGCTTTCCGATGCCTACACCGTCGACGAGCTCGGCGGCGAGAAGCGCGAGTTTTTGAAGCTCTCCCCGAAAGTGGCACCGATTCTCGTGGCGGTCTTTCCTTTGCTGAAAAACAAACCTGTGCTCGTTGACAGGGCTCGCGAGATCTACCTCAGCCTCAAAAAGCAGCTCGGCCGCACCGCCTTCGACGACAACGGCAACATCGGCAAGCGCTACCGACGTCAGGACGAGATCGGTACGCCATTTTGTGTGACTGTCGATTTTGATACTGTCGAAAAGCCAGAGCAGGAGGTGACCGTGCGCCATCGCGATACCGGTGCTCAGGAGCGGGTGAAGATCAGCGAATTGGCAGCGTATCTTTCGGCTCGAGTCTAAGTGTGTGGACATTTGTCCTGCGTGATATGATGGTGATATGGAGAAGAATTCTCGCAATGTCGTCATCAATATCTCTACATCCACGATCGCTAAATCGGTGATTGTCCTTTTTCTTTTTGTCCTGCTCTTTCAGGTACGCGACGTTGTGCTTGTTGCGTTGGCAGCTGTAGTGCTTGCTTCGGCGATCGAGCCGGCGACTCGTTGGTTCCAGAGACATCATTTTCGCCGCTTGTTCGCAGTGATTATTACCTACGTACTCTTGGGCTCGGCTTTTTTCGGCCTGATTTTCTACTTCGTGCCGATCATGTTCAGCGAGCTTTCGAACTATCTCGCCAATCTGCCAAAATATCTCAACATTGCCCAGGCTTGGCTGCCGCTCGACAACCCGAACTTTCTCGAAGGCTCGGCGACCATCCAGCACATTTCCAACACGAGCTTTTCTTTGAGCAAGGCGCTGAGCGATGCCGGCGTGGCGCTCTCCAGCCCTTCCCAGAGCTTCATCCAAACAGTCCAGCTGATCTTCGGCGGCTTGCTCAGCTTCATTTTGATCGTCGTCCTCTCTTTCTATCTCGCGGTGCAGGAAAACGGTATTCGTGATTTCCTCCGGATTATTACGCCGGTGAAGCATGAGAAATACATCATCGATCTCTGGACGCGTTCGCAGAACAAGATCGGCCTGTGGATGCAAGGTCAACTCCTGCTCGGCCTCACCGTCGGCGTGATGGTGTTTTTGGCGATGTCGATCGCGGGGATCAAACATGCCTTGTTGCTGGCGATCATCGCGGCCGCGCTCGAGCTTATCCCTGTTTTTGGCCCGATCCTCTCGGCGATCCCTGGTGTTCTCATGGCCGTCGGCGAGAAGGGGATTACTTTCGGCTTGATTATCGCTGTCGTGTACATCGTGATCCAGCAATTCGAAAACCACCTTTTCTATCCGCTGGTGGTGAAGAAAATCGTCGGTATTTCACCAATTGTGGTGATCCTCGCTCTCGTGGTGGGCGGAAAATTGGCCGGCTTTCTCGGCGTCTTGCTTTCCGTGCCGCTCTCGACTACTCTTATGGAATATCTGAGAGACGTCGAGCGTGAAAAGTATCACGACAAAGAATTACTCGGGACACAGTAGCCATGAAACCGATTTATTTGACCACCACGCTGCCGTATGTGAATGCTGATCCGCATATCGGTTTTGCGTTGGAGATTGTGCACGCGGATATTTTCGCTCGATATAACCGCCAGAAAGATGGCGGCGCCACGCAGGTCTTTTTCAATACCGGCACGGACGAACACGGCCAAAAGATCTTTGATGCGGCCAAGAAAGCCGGCCTAGATACCCAGGCATATGTTGATGGCTATGCCGAGAGTTTTCGGGGCTTGAAAACTGCCCTCGGCCTGCTTGACGATGTCCACTTTATTCGTACTTCGAGTGCCAACCACAAGGCCGCCGCACAGGCCTTTTGGCGATACTGCATGAAGGCTGGTGACATCTACAAAAAGAAGTACGTCACGAAGTATTGCGTCGGCTGCGAGCTCGAGAAGACCGATTCCGAGCTGGAAAATGGTAAGTGTACGATCCATCCGAATATGGAGATCCAGCATATCGACGAGGAAAACTATTTTTTCCGATTTTCGAAGTATCAGGCAGCGTTGCTGGAATTGTATGAGGGAAAGGGTCCAAATCCACGGCCGAATTTTGTCGTGCCGGATTTTCGTTTCAACGAGATCAAAGCTTTTGTTGCTCGCGGTCTTGAAGATTTCAGCATTTCGCGTCTGAAGAGCAAGATGTCGTGGGGTGTCGCAGTGCCAGATCAGCCGGCCGGTGAGCCGGAGCAAGTGATGTATGTGTGGTTCGACGCTCTCGTGAGCTACATTTCCACGCTAGGCTGGCCGACAGATCAGGATAATTTCAAGCATTTGTGGACAAAGAGCGGTGGCGTTATCCATTTTGCCGGCAAAGATCAGACGCGGATGCAGGCGGCGATGTGGCAGGCGATGCTCATGTCGGCCCATGCTGGCGGTGCGGCAGAGCTTATTCCGTCAAAGCAGGTGGTGATCCACGGATTCATCACCAGTGGCGGACAGAAGATGAGCAAGTCTTTGGGCAATGTCATCAATCCATATGATGTGGTGAAGGAATACGGCACCGATGTGTTGCGGTACTTTTTGGCACGCGAAGTGCACCCTTTTGAGGACAGTGACGTGACCCCGGCACGTATCAAAGATGCCTACAATGCCAATCTTGCCAACGGCTTGGGCAATCTCGTGAGTCGTGTGATGAAAATGGCTCAGGATAATCTCGACGTACCCGTGACGATCCCTGAGTGGGAAGATATGTCGACATATTTCGCTCTTTTGGAAAAATACGAAGTGAGCAAGGCGGCAGACTATGTTTGGGCCGAGATCGCGGAGATGGACAAGTTTATCCAGGCCAATCAACCGTTCAAATTGGTGAAGACCGACAAAGCGGCAGGGCAGAAGATGATCTCCGACCTCGTCGTACGGCTCTATTCTGTCGCGCGCATGCTCAATCCGCTGATGCCGGAGACAATGGTGAAGATAAAGGAGGCAATCAAGGCTAACAAGGCACCCACCGCGCCACTCTTTTTGCGTAGGGATTAAAATAATTCGATTTCTAGGTGTAATATCACCTCGGTTGGCACGGCTGAATGTATGGGTGTATAATCACTAGACGTTTCCCGTTATCATTTTAATTTTCAGAATCCTATATGTGGAATAAATATACAAAAGAGGTCATTTCAGGGGTCATTTCATTCGGCATTCTCTTTTCGGGCGTAGCCGTGTTCGCTCAGGAGGGCGGCGTGATGAGCGATGACGCTACGGCAGGTGAGCCGCCAATGAAGCCACGCCCAGCCCTCTATCAGCAGCGCGAAGAAATGCGCGATGAAGTGAAGACAATACGTGTCGACACCCGAAAGGAAGTCGGAGAGATGCGCAAAGAGAAGCGCGAGGATGTAAAGGAAAATCGAGAAGAGGTTCGAAAAGATGTCCGCGATATGCGAGAAGACATGCGCGAGAATGCCTCCTCGACCATGAGCTCGACTACTCGCCGAGAAATGATGGACAAGGCTCGCGACATGCGCGAGGACATGCGTGCCGATATGGAGGTCCGCCGAGAGCAGTTCAAGAAGGACGCGGAGGTAAAGCGCGAGGAGACCAAAAAGATGGTAGAGGAAAAGCGCGCGCAGTTTGCCGAGAAAGTAAAGACGATCAAGGATGAAAAGAAGAAGGCGTCCGTCGAGAAGTTGAACGAAAATCTCATCAAGATCAACGCCAACAGCATCGAGCATTTCACCGAGGTATTGAACAAGCAGGATTCGATTGCGGCAGACATTTCGTCTCGAATTTCAAAGATTGAGACTGAAGGAGCTTCGACCACTGTCTCTGTGGCGACAATGAAGGCGGATCTCGCCTCCGCTCAGGTCGCGATCGCTGTTGCTCGGGCAGCGGTAGTCGCTCAGACAGCCAAGGTGTACAGTGTGGCTATTACCACCGAGGCCAACCTCAAAATGGATGTTTCGACCGTCAGGAAAGCCCTCGAGACCGACCTTAAGGCCGTTCGAGACACTGTAAAGACGTCCCAGGATGCGCTTCGCAAAGTGGCTCGTGAGCTTGCACCGGCCCCAGCAGCTAATACTCAAAACTAATCATTCCCATGAAAAAAACTCTTTCAATCATCATCGTCGTTGCAGTGCTCGGTGCGATCGCATATTTTGCATCGACCGCCAAAGCACCGGCCGTTGATCAGGAGCAGGCCCCAGCCGCGACCGACACTGCGGCAGCAATCAATTCTTCTGTTGACTCTATCGAACTCGCAGATCCTAGTACGGACTTGAATGCGCTCGATGCAGACATCAATGCTCTCTAGCACTAGTGACAGTCATAGTCGGCCGCAATTTGTTGATGTTCATGCCCACGCCAATTTCGCCGCGTACGATGCCGATCGTGACGCGGTGATTCGGCACGCGCTAGACGCCGGCGTGTGGATGATGAATGTCGGTACGCAGAAAGACACTTCGACTTCGGCAGTTGCATTGGCGGGGCAGTATGAGCAAGGTGTGTATGCCACCGTCGCGATTCACCCAGTGCACACCTGCGCGTCACATCATGATGAAAAGGAATTCGGCAGCGGGGAAACGGGCAAAAGCTTTGTCACGAAGGGTGAAGTATTTGATCCTGCTGTCTATCGCGCCCTTGCGGCCGATCCAAAGGTGGTGGCGATCGGCGAATGCGGTCTCGACTACTTTCATCTCGATGAACAGTCATTGAAGACGCAGAAGGAGGTCTTTGTGAGGCATATTGAGCTGGCCAACGAGCTTGGCAAGCCGCTGATGCTTCATGTTCGTGATGGGGCAAAGATGGGAACGGGGAACACGCTCGGTGGTTCCGCGGCGCCCATCTCCGCCTACGCCGACGCATATGAGCTACTCAAGCAGCACGCAAAGGTAAAAGGCAATGTCCACTTCTTCGCCGGCACCTGGGAGGAGGCGCAGAAGTTTTTCGAGCTCGGCTTCACTATTTCTTTCACCGGCGTTATCACCTTTGCCAAGGAATACGCCGAGGTGGTGCGGAAAGCGCCGCTCGAGATGATCCATGCCGAGACGGACTGTCCATACGTCACGCCGGCGCCGTATCGCGGCAAGCGCAACGAGCCAGCTCATGTGCGCGAGGTGGTCAAAAAGATCGCTGAGATCCGCGGCGAGGACTTCGAGAAGGTGCGCGCCCAGCTGGTGGAGAATGCGGTGAGAGTGTTTGGATTGAAATAGCTTCTTTCTCAAAGAATGCTACGATATTAGGATGTTTTCTAAAAAAATGGAAAATCAGGCTTCTTACAAGGCTCAGAATCCGTTGCTGTATCTGTGGAAGAAGATGTGGCAGTATTCGGGCAGCAATCGCCCAAAAGTCGTGCTCTACACGGCGCTCTTTTTTGTGGCCAATACCGTAGATTCTTTAGAGCCGCTTCTCATTGGTACCGTTCTCAATATTGTGCAGGTTCAGGGAATTCATGATGCGAATCTGGTGTATATCCTAGGCCTCTTCTCGCTCTTTCTTTTAAAAGAGGTTGTCTTTTGGTCTTTCCATGGTCCTGCGAGAGTGATTGAGAGCGAGAATGCGTTTGTCGTGAAGGCCAATTATAAAAAATATCTTCTGGCCGGTACTATGGCTATGCCAATAGAATGGCATACAGATCACCACTCTGGAGATACTATCGATAAGATAGAGAAGGGGACTACCGCGCTATTCAGTTTTTCCGAGAGCGCTTTCCAGGTTATTCAGGGTATTATCGGTCTCGTGATGTCCTTCGGAATCCTCCTCTACTACGATGTATTCGCGGGCATACTTGTCGCGATCCTTTCCATTCCGATCTTCTACGTCATTTTCTTGTTCGACAAAAAGCTTGTACCTGGATACATTCGGGTGAATGCAATAGAGAACAGTACCTCGGCAAAAGTGTTTGATGTGCTGAGCAATGTCACCACTGTTATTATTTTGCGTGTCGAGAGTTTGGTATTGAATGTAGTCAAAACCTTTATTCAAAAGCCGTATGCTCAATACAACAGGAATGTAAAAATAAATGAGCTCAAGTGGTTTACTGCGGCCCTACTTGGGCGCATCTCCACTGTTATGGTGATTGGTGCATACATTCTCCTGCACGTTGCCGATGGCGGCATCCTCGTCGGTACCATTTTTATTCTGTACAGCTACGCAGATAAGATTCGTGATGCATTCTTCCGGTTTGCCTATTTATACAACGATATTGTCCGCCAGCGCTCTTCTGTTGCCAACGCCGAGCTTCTCTCCGTAGACTTTCTTCCAGACGGCGCAACTCGGGAACAGCGTTTGCCAAAGAAATGGTCGGAGATTGAGGTGCGAAATCTCAGCTTCTCGTATCATGCGGCCGAAGGTGCCGATTTGCATTTGGATGATGTTGCCATGAAGATTCCGCACGGCGCACGCATTGCTTTCATTGGTGAAAGCGGAGGTGGAAAGAGTACGTTGCTGAAGATTATGCGTGATTTGTATCATCCGAAAACTTGCACGTTTTTGCTGGACGGCAAGGAGATCCCAAACGGTTTTCGAGCGATCAGCGACTCGATCTCGCTCGTGCCCCAGGATCCGGAGATATTTGCAACGACCATTCGTGAGAACATCACCCTCGGCGTGGAGTATCCGGAAATGCACATTGGTGTCTACACCGACATGGCGAGCTTTACCGATGTCGTGAAGCGTCTCCCGAAGGGCCTTGAGTCCTCAATTGTCGAGAAGGGTGTTAATCTAAGCGGTGGCGAGAAACAGCGCTTAGCCCTGGCTCGCGGCTTGTTGGCTTCGACCGACAAAGATATTGTGCTGCTCGATGAGCCGACCAGTAGTGTGGACTTCAACAACGAGCTCGAGATCTACAAACGAATCTTCGAAGCGTTTCCGGCAAAGGCGATCATCTCTTCGATTCACCGACTCCACTTGCTCACACTCTTCGACTCAGTCTATTTTTTCAAGGGCGGCAAGATCATTGCATCCGGCTCGTTTGAGGAATTGAAGAAAAACTCCACGGATTTCCAGGCTTTGTGGAAGAAGTATATTAAGACCCGAGATTCTGTAGGTGTGACGAAGTAGCAGATAAAGAAATCTTTACTAATATTTGAGGACTTCTTTATCAAAAATTGGGCTTTTCTTGAACCTTTCTTAGCAGTTTCTCTATCACTGGTCTGATAGGCTAGGGGGAGTGCTTTTTGTCACTTTCTAGCCATTTTCGATGCTTCAGCGCTCTATCGGCGCCTCTTCTCAGCCCCGTTCTTGCATTCGGCCACTTCCTATGTTAGCCTTGTATTTACCCATGGAAAAGAAAAACGAATTAAAGGAAGAACGAAAGCAGGTCTACGAAGCCGGCTTTCACATTATTCCTACCGTTTCCGAGGATGTCGTGGCTGAAAAGACCGCGGCTATCCGCTCTCTCATCGAGAGCAATGGTGGGACCATTATTAGTGAAGAATTTCCAAAGAGCAGGGCGCTCGCATACACCCTGGTCAAAGCTTCCGCGGGTGCCAACAAGCGATACCACAGTGCGTATTTCGGTTGGTTCAAGTTTGAAGCTCCATCTGAAGCGGCGGGGGCCGTAAAGAAGGGGCTCGACAACGCGGATTATATTCTCCGACACTTGATCGTGAAGACCGTCCGAGAAAACACCATGTCGAATCTCGCCAAGATCCTCGGCCAGTCTGAGGAGGGCGCAGAGCCGGCGGCGAAGAAGCCTGTAGAGGCAGCGGCTATCGTACCCGCAGCCCTTTCGGCAGCAGAGATCGATAAGTCGATCGAAAAGATGGTAGAATAGTGATGAAGGCCTTTATTAGGCGGTAATCAATATCTAAGCATGTATCTTAACAAAGCCATCGTATACGGAAACCTGACCCGAGACCCGGAGATCAAGGCCCTTCCGTCGGGGATTCAGGTTGCTTCTTTCAGCATTGCTACCAATCGTGTCTACAAAGACAAGAACGGCGCACGCCAGGAGCAGTCAGAATTCCACAATATCGTCGTTTTCGGCCGACAGGCTGAGACAGCCGCTCAGTACCTCAAAAAGGGCGCCACGGCGCTTGTAGAGGGTCGTATGCAGACCCGAAGCTGGGACTCTGAAGGCGTGAAGAAGTATCGCACCGAGATCATCGCCGACCGCGTGCAGTTCGGTCCTCGTACTGGCGGTCCAGGTGGAGCAGGTGCTAGTGCGGGCGGCAGCGGGGAAGGCTACTCATCCGGCAGCCCAAAGGCAGCAGGGAAGAAAGCCGAAGCCGCTGCTCCAGTCGCAGGTTCTGCCGACACTATCGACTACCCAGAAGAAGAGATCAACCCAGAAGACATTCCATTTTAATCCACATTTAATCGCTCGTTAGGCCACTTGGCCCAGCAAAAATCACATCCAATGAAAAAGCAGTGTTTCTTCTCGAAAAATAATATCACCTTCGTCGACTACAAGGACACCGAGCTTCTCAAGAAGTTCTTGAATCCGCATGCTCGCATCATGTCTCGCAAGAAGACCGCTGTGTGTGCAAAGTCTCAGCGACAGCTCGCCGAGGCCGTGAAGCGCGCGCGGTTTATGGCGCTGTTGCCGTACGTGGCGAACTAATTAAAGAAAAACAGTCCTCTTCCTGAGACGCGCCGTAAATCCTTGCTAGGATTTCGGCTCCGCTCGCCAGCGTCGTGGCTGCGCGAGGTCTCATGAAGCAGGACTGTTTTTCTTTTGTGGCTAGGTGAATTTGAATAGTGAGTAGTCCAAAGAAAAAGCCCGGCGCGTCGTGCGCCGGGCTTTGAGTGTGTTTGAAGAAGTGGTGGATGACCTACCTCAGGTCGTGAAGCGTGAACCTGCTCAACTGAGTCTTCCGCTCAAGTCCGAGTGCCACGCGGGCCACTCCAAAGGCTGCGGTGTTGGTGAAGCGGAGGAAATGCTGGACAAAGGTGACAAACTTCAAGATGTCTTCGCGGCTCCCGACCCGTTTCGAGAAAGAGACGAAGCTGTTCTCCTGGTCATCCGTTGAAGGCTCGATAACGAGCTCGTTGCCAGCCCATTCTGAAGTCGTCGCAAGAAGCTGGGCGACGTGGATGCGTAGATTGAACCGGTCATGCCGCTCGTTCATGGTAGCCAACAGGGCGTCGGCATCGTCGGTTTCCTCAAGTTTCATTTCGTCGCCGAGGCTAATACAGAGGCTGAGCTGGTCTAGTGGACCGTGGAAGTTATCGAGGCCGCTGAACGAGACCTCGATGCCGATCGCTAGACGGAGAGGCTTGATGTAGAATCCCTCCTTCGGCTTCTCGTGCTCAAAGATCCCGATGCTTTCCAGGTCTTGAAGAGTCACGCGGACTCCGGTTTTCTTGCCGCGGCGCTTGACTGCAGCTTTTTTCTTAGTAGCCATATGATGTCTTTCCGGTAGCCAACACGGGTGTTTAAGTGGCACACCCGACAAGCCGTTTCAATGAGACTGTTCGTAATATTAATTAAAAAATGCTTCGTGTCAAGGTCAGCGACCAAAAAACGCGTCTCTGGAAGAGTAGACTTTCCACCCATTTTGCCCTATACTTGGCCATTATCTAAGTTAATGGTGATTTCCCAATGCTCGAATATAACGAAGTAACCGAACGCAAATACGTGGTGCTCGATGGCCAGCCATACGAGGTGCTGTCTTCCCATGTCTTCCGAATGCAGCAGCGCAAGCCACAGAATGCGACCAAGCTAAAGAATATGATCACCGGCAAGGTGCGCGAGCACAGCTATCACCAGTCCGACAAGGCTGAAGAGGCCGACATTTCGACCCTCGGCGTGAAGTATCTGTACTTCAACAAAGATGAACACTGGTTCTGCGAGGAGAAGGATCCGAGCAAGCGTTTCAAGCTCTCTGCGGATATTTTGGGTGATCAAATCAAGTACGTGAAGACCAATTCTATTGTCGACGCGATGGTGTTCGACGAGCAGATTATCGGCGTGAAGCTACCGATTAAGGTGGAGCTGAAAGTGACCGAAGCTGCCGACGCTGTGAAGGGCAACACCGTGCAGGGTGGTACCAAGGCTGTCGTCCTCGAGACTGGCGCGACCATCCAGGTGCCGATGTTTGTGAATCAGGGGGATACGATCAAGATTAATACTGAGACGGGGGAGTATACGGAACGAGTTAGTAAATAAAAAACCGGCCGTAGTGTGAGTACGGCACGGTTCGTGAAAGACACCGCGTCAATAGTTGCCGATACCTCGCCAGCTTCTGAGGTAAATATTGCCATCTTTGCACCACTGGAGGTATAGCTTAGTGAAGTTCTCGATACGCCGAGGTTGCTTTTTGGCTTCCCCGTAACTGAATTCGAAATCCGTGTCTTGGGGAATCAAGCCAAGCGCCTTCGCGGCATCAAATAGCTTGTCGTGCTGCTCTGACTCGATGTCTCGAGATTGACCATGGTCAATTCTCTGAAGAGCTAGGACACGGATTGCGATGAGTCGGAGGCTGTTGCGCGTCCAGTTGCTCAACTCGTCTTGGACCGGCGGGATCACGTCAAGGTTTCCTTCCAGGTTTTGGCAGACAGTCAGTAGTTCTTTGCAAAATTCCCGACCAGAGCTGCCGATCCAATAAGCACCAAACCATGGGGCTGAGTCGTCTCCGACGAGGAAGCCAACGAAGACTGCGATGATGGCCACGAAGATGAGGGCGAAGAGGGGTAATGCGACCATCATCTCTATCGGAAACGTCTTCTTGTCATCAAGTGATGAGATGCCCAGGGCCATGAGGCCAATGGCGATGCCGATCACCGCAACCCTAGCAAGACCCTCCAGAAAGAGGGCGGTGATCGGGTGGCGGTTACCTCGCTTTACCCAGTTTGCGATGAGGTAGTCAGGCAGTTTCCCAGAGAGAAACAGCATGATGACAGCGATCAGACTGACCGAACTGTTTTTCTTGCCGATCAGGTGTTCGATCGACGTGTTTTTCTGCGGTTGCATTTTCGATGTTCTCCGGCACCAAGGTGTATCAGCTGTAGGGTTTTCGACC encodes the following:
- a CDS encoding elongation factor P, translating into MLEYNEVTERKYVVLDGQPYEVLSSHVFRMQQRKPQNATKLKNMITGKVREHSYHQSDKAEEADISTLGVKYLYFNKDEHWFCEEKDPSKRFKLSADILGDQIKYVKTNSIVDAMVFDEQIIGVKLPIKVELKVTEAADAVKGNTVQGGTKAVVLETGATIQVPMFVNQGDTIKINTETGEYTERVSK
- a CDS encoding 30S ribosomal protein S6; translated protein: MEKKNELKEERKQVYEAGFHIIPTVSEDVVAEKTAAIRSLIESNGGTIISEEFPKSRALAYTLVKASAGANKRYHSAYFGWFKFEAPSEAAGAVKKGLDNADYILRHLIVKTVRENTMSNLAKILGQSEEGAEPAAKKPVEAAAIVPAALSAAEIDKSIEKMVE
- the ssb gene encoding single-stranded DNA-binding protein: MYLNKAIVYGNLTRDPEIKALPSGIQVASFSIATNRVYKDKNGARQEQSEFHNIVVFGRQAETAAQYLKKGATALVEGRMQTRSWDSEGVKKYRTEIIADRVQFGPRTGGPGGAGASAGGSGEGYSSGSPKAAGKKAEAAAPVAGSADTIDYPEEEINPEDIPF
- a CDS encoding TatD family hydrolase, giving the protein MLSSTSDSHSRPQFVDVHAHANFAAYDADRDAVIRHALDAGVWMMNVGTQKDTSTSAVALAGQYEQGVYATVAIHPVHTCASHHDEKEFGSGETGKSFVTKGEVFDPAVYRALAADPKVVAIGECGLDYFHLDEQSLKTQKEVFVRHIELANELGKPLMLHVRDGAKMGTGNTLGGSAAPISAYADAYELLKQHAKVKGNVHFFAGTWEEAQKFFELGFTISFTGVITFAKEYAEVVRKAPLEMIHAETDCPYVTPAPYRGKRNEPAHVREVVKKIAEIRGEDFEKVRAQLVENAVRVFGLK
- a CDS encoding AI-2E family transporter, encoding MEKNSRNVVINISTSTIAKSVIVLFLFVLLFQVRDVVLVALAAVVLASAIEPATRWFQRHHFRRLFAVIITYVLLGSAFFGLIFYFVPIMFSELSNYLANLPKYLNIAQAWLPLDNPNFLEGSATIQHISNTSFSLSKALSDAGVALSSPSQSFIQTVQLIFGGLLSFILIVVLSFYLAVQENGIRDFLRIITPVKHEKYIIDLWTRSQNKIGLWMQGQLLLGLTVGVMVFLAMSIAGIKHALLLAIIAAALELIPVFGPILSAIPGVLMAVGEKGITFGLIIAVVYIVIQQFENHLFYPLVVKKIVGISPIVVILALVVGGKLAGFLGVLLSVPLSTTLMEYLRDVEREKYHDKELLGTQ
- a CDS encoding methionine--tRNA ligase, which translates into the protein MKPIYLTTTLPYVNADPHIGFALEIVHADIFARYNRQKDGGATQVFFNTGTDEHGQKIFDAAKKAGLDTQAYVDGYAESFRGLKTALGLLDDVHFIRTSSANHKAAAQAFWRYCMKAGDIYKKKYVTKYCVGCELEKTDSELENGKCTIHPNMEIQHIDEENYFFRFSKYQAALLELYEGKGPNPRPNFVVPDFRFNEIKAFVARGLEDFSISRLKSKMSWGVAVPDQPAGEPEQVMYVWFDALVSYISTLGWPTDQDNFKHLWTKSGGVIHFAGKDQTRMQAAMWQAMLMSAHAGGAAELIPSKQVVIHGFITSGGQKMSKSLGNVINPYDVVKEYGTDVLRYFLAREVHPFEDSDVTPARIKDAYNANLANGLGNLVSRVMKMAQDNLDVPVTIPEWEDMSTYFALLEKYEVSKAADYVWAEIAEMDKFIQANQPFKLVKTDKAAGQKMISDLVVRLYSVARMLNPLMPETMVKIKEAIKANKAPTAPLFLRRD
- a CDS encoding ABC transporter ATP-binding protein; its protein translation is MFSKKMENQASYKAQNPLLYLWKKMWQYSGSNRPKVVLYTALFFVANTVDSLEPLLIGTVLNIVQVQGIHDANLVYILGLFSLFLLKEVVFWSFHGPARVIESENAFVVKANYKKYLLAGTMAMPIEWHTDHHSGDTIDKIEKGTTALFSFSESAFQVIQGIIGLVMSFGILLYYDVFAGILVAILSIPIFYVIFLFDKKLVPGYIRVNAIENSTSAKVFDVLSNVTTVIILRVESLVLNVVKTFIQKPYAQYNRNVKINELKWFTAALLGRISTVMVIGAYILLHVADGGILVGTIFILYSYADKIRDAFFRFAYLYNDIVRQRSSVANAELLSVDFLPDGATREQRLPKKWSEIEVRNLSFSYHAAEGADLHLDDVAMKIPHGARIAFIGESGGGKSTLLKIMRDLYHPKTCTFLLDGKEIPNGFRAISDSISLVPQDPEIFATTIRENITLGVEYPEMHIGVYTDMASFTDVVKRLPKGLESSIVEKGVNLSGGEKQRLALARGLLASTDKDIVLLDEPTSSVDFNNELEIYKRIFEAFPAKAIISSIHRLHLLTLFDSVYFFKGGKIIASGSFEELKKNSTDFQALWKKYIKTRDSVGVTK
- a CDS encoding glycine--tRNA ligase, whose protein sequence is MADTHTTMESIISLCKRRGFIYQGSEIYGGLAGTWDYGPLGVTLRNTIKQLWWKRFVDDREDMYGVDAAILMNQNVWKASGHVGGFSDPLVEDLKTKKRFRADHLLEEKGIDPKGMTPAQMDALIKEQKLKSPEGNALGEVRQFNMMFKTHVGAIQDDTSISYLRPETAQGMFVNFKNIVDTFHPKLPFGLAQIGKAFRNEIAPRDFIFRLRELEQMEIEYFVDPRDTKQVNETFDALYAEQVAFLKDLGLASSKIHKVEIPDADRAHYSKRSVDTEFDFPFGQKELLGLAYRTDYDLKAHTDKSGVDLSYFDEETKTRFTPHCIEPTFGVDRLTLALLSDAYTVDELGGEKREFLKLSPKVAPILVAVFPLLKNKPVLVDRAREIYLSLKKQLGRTAFDDNGNIGKRYRRQDEIGTPFCVTVDFDTVEKPEQEVTVRHRDTGAQERVKISELAAYLSARV
- the rpsR gene encoding 30S ribosomal protein S18; the protein is MKKQCFFSKNNITFVDYKDTELLKKFLNPHARIMSRKKTAVCAKSQRQLAEAVKRARFMALLPYVAN